The Cohnella abietis genome has a segment encoding these proteins:
- the walK gene encoding cell wall metabolism sensor histidine kinase WalK, with translation MRGISMFRSIQIKLIMMVLLLILIAVQLIGVYFISTMKNSLINSFTTNLNVQANLLTTLLSSDNKDAKDADSQAGTSATLSALVSTFFSNSGAEIQVLDASGRVLATSTAKASQQSNIGRKNTSLLVSRALQGVRDNEEEIIEEDNTRSKVIVKPIFSNGKIVGAIYIVASMKELYKTMEGINRTFVSATLIALGLTAILGVLLAGTITSPIKALTRQASAVAEGRFDERVPVFGQDEIGQLSVAFNDMTDRLSDALSINEEEKEKLASILSNMSDGVLATDELGRVIVTNRRAREMLGFTEPKDGMTLSEALEIDKDPIASTLKGQESSLLLNRMLDDQEEDLVFRVTLTPIRSRDKGVAGAIAVLQDVTEMEKLEQSRREFVANVSHELRTPLTTIKSYAEALDDGALDEPPLADRFVGVIRSETERMIRLVTDLLHLSRFDSRRNQLRRQKTDLTEMLEEVVDRFSFQLRQKAITVSVKVEKQLQTALLDRDGIDQVLDNLVSNAIKYTLDGGSIDISAKDNNAGQLAIAIKDTGIGIPKKDLNRIFERFYRVDKARSRNMGGTGLGLSIAREIVRAHGGSISLDSESNVGTVVTVLLPIVPEGSETA, from the coding sequence ATGAGAGGCATCAGCATGTTCCGCAGCATTCAGATTAAGCTTATTATGATGGTGCTGCTGCTCATCCTGATCGCGGTTCAATTGATCGGGGTGTACTTCATCAGCACGATGAAAAATTCCTTAATCAATTCCTTCACCACTAACTTGAATGTACAAGCCAATCTGCTGACGACCCTATTATCCTCAGATAATAAAGATGCTAAAGATGCCGATTCCCAAGCGGGCACGAGTGCAACGCTTAGCGCTCTTGTAAGCACCTTTTTCTCCAATAGTGGCGCTGAAATTCAGGTGCTTGATGCTAGCGGAAGGGTGCTAGCTACCTCTACTGCTAAGGCCTCTCAGCAATCGAATATTGGACGTAAAAATACTTCGTTGCTGGTCAGCCGTGCGCTACAGGGTGTAAGGGACAATGAGGAAGAAATTATTGAGGAAGATAACACGCGAAGCAAAGTCATTGTCAAACCTATCTTTAGTAACGGGAAGATCGTAGGTGCGATCTACATCGTAGCCTCGATGAAAGAGCTGTACAAGACGATGGAGGGAATTAACCGGACTTTCGTGTCCGCAACCTTAATTGCTCTTGGACTTACGGCTATTCTAGGTGTACTACTTGCAGGGACGATTACTTCACCGATCAAAGCACTTACACGACAGGCGTCTGCAGTAGCTGAGGGGCGCTTCGATGAACGAGTTCCGGTATTCGGGCAGGATGAGATTGGACAGCTTAGCGTTGCCTTTAATGATATGACAGATCGTCTCAGCGATGCTCTGTCCATCAATGAGGAAGAGAAAGAGAAGCTGGCGTCTATTCTATCCAATATGAGCGATGGCGTCTTAGCTACGGATGAACTGGGACGAGTTATCGTCACGAATCGGAGAGCAAGAGAAATGCTGGGCTTCACGGAGCCTAAGGACGGAATGACGTTATCTGAGGCTCTTGAAATTGATAAGGACCCAATCGCGAGTACGCTCAAGGGTCAAGAATCCTCTCTGCTGCTTAATCGGATGCTTGATGATCAGGAAGAGGATCTGGTGTTCCGGGTAACACTCACACCAATTCGTAGCCGGGACAAAGGGGTAGCAGGTGCAATCGCGGTGCTACAGGATGTCACGGAGATGGAGAAATTGGAGCAGTCCAGACGAGAGTTCGTTGCCAATGTCTCACATGAGCTGAGGACTCCGCTAACGACGATTAAGAGCTACGCCGAAGCATTGGATGATGGGGCGCTTGATGAGCCGCCACTAGCTGACCGATTTGTAGGCGTTATTCGTAGCGAGACGGAGCGGATGATTCGACTGGTAACGGATCTTCTTCACTTGTCTCGATTTGATTCAAGACGCAATCAGCTTCGTAGGCAGAAGACGGATCTGACAGAAATGCTGGAGGAAGTCGTTGACCGATTCTCATTCCAATTGCGGCAGAAGGCCATTACAGTATCCGTTAAAGTAGAGAAGCAGCTTCAGACAGCGTTGCTGGACCGGGACGGAATTGACCAGGTGCTGGACAACCTAGTCTCTAATGCGATCAAGTATACGCTTGACGGAGGCTCAATTGACATTTCAGCCAAGGACAATAATGCTGGACAACTGGCGATTGCCATTAAAGATACGGGAATTGGTATTCCCAAGAAGGACTTAAATCGTATTTTTGAAAGATTCTACCGTGTGGATAAGGCACGATCGAGAAATATGGGCGGAACAGGGCTGGGCTTATCGATTGCCCGGGAAATCGTTCGGGCACATGGCGGCTCTATATCATTGGATTCCGAATCGAATGTCGGAACTGTCGTTACGGTGCTGCTGCCGATTGTGCCGGAAGGAAGTGAGACCGCATGA
- the yycF gene encoding response regulator YycF: MLGKILVVDDERPIADILKFNLEKEGYEVVCAFDGEAAVRLAFEEEPDLILLDLMLPIKDGMDVCREVRTRLSTPIIMLTAKDNEIDKVLGLELGADDYVTKPFGTRELLARVKAHLRRQRKVEASRTDEDVQPEAERQGLKLFNLFIDTDMYVVYKNNQPLDLTHREFELVHYLAKNSGKVMTREHLLQAVWGFEYFGDVRTVDVTIRRLREKLEDDPSRPEIIMTRRGLGYLVRNPKMTGGHYG; encoded by the coding sequence ATGTTAGGTAAAATTCTGGTCGTAGATGATGAGCGGCCGATTGCAGATATTTTGAAATTTAATCTTGAAAAAGAAGGCTATGAGGTCGTTTGCGCCTTTGATGGAGAAGCGGCGGTGCGGCTTGCTTTCGAAGAGGAGCCGGATTTAATTCTGCTCGATTTAATGCTTCCCATTAAGGATGGTATGGATGTGTGTCGTGAGGTGCGTACGCGTCTTTCAACCCCCATTATCATGCTGACGGCAAAGGACAACGAAATCGATAAGGTGCTCGGGCTAGAGCTCGGAGCCGACGATTATGTAACGAAGCCGTTCGGTACACGCGAGCTGCTTGCTCGTGTTAAGGCACACTTACGGCGTCAGCGTAAGGTGGAAGCTTCTAGAACGGATGAGGATGTTCAGCCGGAAGCGGAACGCCAAGGCCTGAAGCTGTTTAATCTATTCATTGATACAGATATGTATGTGGTCTATAAGAATAATCAGCCTCTCGATCTAACCCATCGAGAATTTGAATTGGTTCATTATCTAGCTAAGAACAGCGGGAAGGTTATGACTCGCGAGCATCTGCTACAGGCAGTATGGGGCTTCGAATATTTCGGGGATGTGCGCACGGTGGATGTGACCATTCGTCGTCTGCGGGAGAAGCTAGAGGATGATCCTAGCCGCCCAGAGATTATTATGACTAGACGCGGACTTGGTTATTTGGTACGCAATCCGAAGATGACTGGCGGTCATTACGGATGA